CGCTCCTTGACCGACGGCGGCGGCTCCTCCCCTTCCTTGCCCCCCGTCTTGTACCAGATGCTCCAGGGAATGCCCCAGCGGCTGTCGTGATGGATCGGCACGATCTGCTGCGGGATCTCGCCCGGAACCCAGCTCGCCTGCCCGCCCCAGACGGCGGCGTCGTGATCGTTGCTGTTCGAGGTTCGCTCGTAGAAGAACGTCCGCTCGAGCGCGTTGACGTCCATGCGCACGCCGATGTCGGCCCATTGCCGCGCGATGATCTGGAGCATGTCGATATGCTCCGGCTGGCTGGTCGGGATCACGTCGATCTGGAAGCGCAGGGGACGGCCGCTTGCCATGAGCCGCATGTTGTCCGGCCCGCGCTTGTCCAGCCCGATGCCGTCCAGGCGAGCGTTTGCCTGCTCCGGGTCGTATTCGAGATACTGGTGGGCGATGCGCTCGTGATAGTTCGGATGGTCCTCGAACGGGCCGTTCTGCCAGGGCTCGCCCTCGCCCAGGAGCGCCGTGTCGATGATCTCCTGGCGGTTCATGCCGACCGAGAGCGCGATGCGGAAGTCCTTCGTGTTGAAGAGCTCGCGCATCTCCGGGTTCTTGTGGGTCAGGTTGAGGTTGATCACCATGTTGGTGCCGCCCACGGCCGCCGCCTCGAAGAAACGGTAGTCGCCGGCCTCGCGGTTCTGCGCGAGCACGGGGCGGTTGGCCGGCGCGTCGAGGTGACGGAGGCCGAAGTCGATCCGGCCGCCGATCACCGCCAGGACCAGGCTTTCGACGTCCTGCGCGATCGGCGCGTGAAGCTGGTCGATATAGGGCAGCTGGTTGCCCTCGGTGTCGACCTGCCAGAAATAGGGATTGCGGACCATGACGACCCGGGTCGCCCCGCCGGTGTACGGCTCCTTGACGACCCAGGGATCGAGGGTCGGCTTGTCGGGATTGCCCCAGCGCGACGGGATCTCGATGTCGCCGCATTTCTGCGCGAACAGGTTCTGCCAGTCCGACGCGTTGTTGGCGCGGACGACCGCGTCGATGTCCTCCGCGTATTTCGGGTGGAACTGCGAGCAGTAGTGCTTGGCGTAGAGCACGGGATGCTGGCCGAGCGGACTGGCGAGCTCGGCCAGGAAGTCGCCATAGGGCTCGGTGAAGGTGAACCTGACGGTCAGATCGTCGATCGCTTCGACCTTCATGGGCGCGCCGCCCGTCATGTAGCGGGGCGGCGTCGGCGCGAACTCGCCGTTCAGCACGAGGTCGTCCACGTTGAAGAGGATGTCCTCGGCCGTGAACGGATGGCCGTCCGACCACTTCATGCCGCGGCGCAGGTGGAAGACGAACTCACGTCCGTCCGGGCTGACCTCGAAGCTCTTGGCGACGTTCGGTATGACTTCCGTGTAGGTCGGGTCCCAGCGGACCAGGCCCTGCGGCCCGACCATGCGCAGGATGTGGTTGTGATCGGAGCTGCCGCGCAGGCCGAAGCGAAGCTCGCCGCCATACGCGCCGACGCCCTGGATCGGCGTGACGACTTCCGCGTCTTCCGGCAGGCGCTCGGCAAGCGGCGGCAGGTCGGCGGACTGCGCCCGCGCCAGCGGGACGAGCGCGGGCACTCCTGCCCACGCCGTCAGGCAGCTGCCGCCCAACAGAGCAAGACTATGACGACGGTCCATGGTTCGCTCCCTGCGCCCGGCCCATGGCCGCGTTCACCGCGACTCCGCCGGATTCGAACCGTTGATCCCTGATGCGGCGCGCCCGTTTTTCGTCACGTCGTTATGGGCGACCGTCGCACAAAACCTGTCATACAAGCTTGCAACTGGCAAGCCGTGGATTGCCGTTGCCGGCAGCCGCCTACGCCACCCGGTTCGCCTCGATGTAGTCGTGATCGATGTCCTGGCCGAGGCCGGCCTCGTCGCGCATATGCACGTAGCCGTCCCGGTCCATCTCGTCGTCGATCCGGCGGAGATAGGCGGGCGGACGATCGTAATCGACGAAGGGATGCAGCAGGCCGCGCTCGTAGTACGTCGTGTTCTGGATCGCGGCGCAGACCGCAAGGTTGCCCGCACCCGTGCCGTGGACCTCGCAGGACATGCCGAAGCTCTCCGCGACGCGCGCGCATTTCAGGGAAGGCCCGATGCCGCCCACGTCCCAGACGCCCGTGCGGATCATGTCGCACGCCCCCTTGGCGGCCCACTCCGCTCGCGTCCAGTGCTTGCCGGCCATGCTCTCGGGCCCGAGGATGTTGAGCGCGAGGTTGCTACTCAGCCATTGGTAAGAGCTGATCGATGCCTCCTCCATCGGCTCCTCCATCCACAGGAAGCCGAGTTCCTCCAGCCGCTTGCCCAGCCAGAGCGTGTCCTGCCGGCTGTACCAGTGATTGGGATCGAGCATGAGCGGGATGTCCGGCCCGACCGCCTCGCGCACGGCGGCGCAGGCCTTGTAGTCCATGCGCACGTCGGGCGCGCCCGGGATCGGCGGCATCCAGGTATGCAGCTTGACCGCCTTGTAGCCGCGCTCGCTGACCAGCCATTCGGCGAAGCGGCCGTAGTCCTCGGGCGTTTTCAAGCCGTTCTCGATGTCGTCGCCGCACATCGTGCTGCCATAGGCCAGGATCTTGTCGTGGTAGCCGCCGACGAGCTTCCAGACGGGCTGGCCCAGCCGCTTGCCGATCAGGTCCCACAAGGCCAGCTCGACCGCGCACAGCACCCGGTCGGTCAGGCGTCCGCCGCTGCCTCGCTGCCACTTGTAGAGCTCGTACCAGAGCTTTTCGTGGCGCAGCGGGTCGGCGCCCTCGAGGACCGGCCGGACGAACGCAGCGAGCAGGTCCTCGCCGACATCGGCCGGCGACGCGATGACGTGGCCCGCGGTGCCGTCCTCGCAGGCGATGGTCAGCAAGGCGCCCTTGGTCGTGCGCAGGGGCCCCGGATGCGTATGACCGTCGCTGTCCTTCACCTTGTCGGTCTCGTAGGTGAAGACCGTGCTGGTCACGGCTTGGATCGTCACGGACAGATCTCCCTGGGTTGGACGCCGTCAGCGCGTCTCGCCGGCCTCCAAGGTGGCGACGAGACGCCGGTAGCGCTTGATGCTGTTCAGCAGATGACGCCGGACCGCCTCGCGTGCGTCTTCCGGCGCGCGTGCGCGAATCGCCTCGTAGATCGCGCCGTGCTCGTCCTGCAGGCGCTGCAGGAACGCCTGCTGTTCGGCCGGCGACGAAAAGGCGATGCGGACCCGCTGGCGCGGGATGATGAAGCGTCCGAGGAATGCGAGGATGCGTCCGAAATAGGGGTTGCCGGTCGCGGCGAAGATCGCCTGGTGGAAGGCGAAGTCGGAATCGATCGCCGGCTCACCGCGTGCGACAGCCTTGTCGATGTTGGCCAGCGCGTCCCGGATCGTCGCAAGCTGCGCCTTGTCACGGCGTTCCGCCGCCAAGCCGGCCGCCTCGACCTCGATGCCCAGGCGCAACTCCATCACCCGGAGGACCTCGGCCAGCGAATCGAGCTCGTTCGGCTCGATGTGAAACGGACGGAAGCCGGCGTCCGGCGCCACGAACGCGCCGGCGCCCTGGCGCGTCACGACCAAGCCGCGCGCACGCAACGCCGCGATCGCCTCGCGCACGACGGTACGGCTCACGCCGCTGGACGCGACCAGCTTCTGCTCGGACGGCAGCTTCGTCCCCGGCACCAGCTTGCCGCTCTCGATCTCGTTCGCCAGCAGGCGCGCCAGCTCCTCGGTCAGATTCGCCGAAGGCGTCAGGCGGCCGATCAGGAGAGGCGCTTCGGACATGCGTTCCTGCACATGCTTATTCGCGTTTAGATGTCTGGTGATACGACAAGTTTGCGCCTTCGCGCAATCCGCAACTCAAGCGAGGCCAGTTCGATCAGCCAGCGAACCGCGGGCCGCCGGGACGGATGCGAAGACCGGGCGTCAGTCGCTTCCACGGCAGATCGGCCGGATCCGCCGCCATCGGACCGGGCGCCTTGGCGACGAGCACGGCCTCTGCGATCGGCTCGAAGTCGGCGCGGAAATGCACCGAGCTCTTGTTGACCAGGATCGCCATCGACTCGGGCTCGACGCCGCCCATGCGGAACAGGTTGCGGTCCAGCATCTGCGCCTTGCGCGAGCTGACGATCACCCGTACATCGTCGATGCGCAGGCACGCGCACGGCCCGAGCTCGGAGCGCATGCCGGTCAGCATGGGACCGGCGAACACGCATTCGCCGTCGGACAGGTGCTCGACCGTGAACGCGCCTTCGAACGGGGCGTCGCCCGGGACGCCGGACCGGCCGCCCAGGGCGATGATGACGGTGGCGCCGAGGCCGGCTTCGTGGGCCGCCGCGGCCGCGTCGGGGTCCCAGATCAGGCCGATGGCGGCCCTGCGCGCGCCGCCTCGCACGAGCGCCCGCAGCATGCCGGTCGTGTTGGAATCGCCGCCCGCGCCCGGATTGTCCTGCGTGTCGGCGATGACCACGGGCCGCCTCGCCGTCCCGGCGAGGCGCGAGGCTTCGGCGACCGCCTCGTCCGGCTCGAGAAACGGCACGGCCCAGCGGTCCTCGATGCCGGACAGCTCGTCGTAGAGCTCGGCGACCGCCGCCTCGACCGCGCGCTCGTCCCGGCCGTAGCCCCACAACACCGGGCCGCATTCGGGGAAATCGGCGGCCGGGAAGCCGGGCGCGAAGGACAGGGATTGCACGCCCGGTCCCTCCAGCTCGGCCAAGCGCCGATAGGCGCCGGCGGCCGGCTCCAGCGTCGTGCACATGGCGTTGATCGGAATGAGGAACGGCAGGCGCCGCGTCGACCGGTGCAGCCGGCCCCCCTCGCGGATCGTCTCGAGCAGGGCGAAGGCAGCCCTGCCCGTCTCCGCCATGTCGACATGCGGGTAGGTGCGATAGGCCACCAGGGCGTCGGCCTCGGCCAACATGCGCTCGGTGACGTTGGCGTGCAGATCGAGCGACGCGACGAGCGGCCGGTCGGAACCGACGATCGCCCGTACCCTGCCGAGCAGCTCGCCTTCGCCGTCGTCGTGGCGCTCGGTGACCATCGCGCCATGCAGGTCGAGATAGACGGCGTCGAACGTCTCGTCCCGCGCCGCCGAGGTGATCGCGCCCGCGATCCGCTCGAAGGCGTCGTCGGTGACGTGCGCCGACGGGCTGGCGCCGGCCCAGACCACGGGCAGGACGACATGTCCGGCCGCTTCGGCCTCCAGCAGGAAGCCGCCCATCGGCACGTTGACCGAACGAAGCGCCAGGACCTCGGCGCCGTGGGCCATGGCGGGAAAGCCCTCGCCCTGGACGAAGTTCTGATAGGTCGCTTTCGACGGCGCGAAGGTGTTGGTCTCGTGCTGGAAACCGGCGACCAGGATGCGCATCGGCGACCTCGTTGGCTGGCGTGGGGATGGATGGGAATGACGGATTTCCGTCGATGGACTCATTCGGGAGCGACGAGCGTCTCGCGGACCGAGGCGCCGGGCCCGGGCGCCGAGTCGCGCAGCGTGGTGACGTTGACCTGGACGGTCATCCGCGCCGACGCCGCCGGCACGCCGAAGAAGGTTCCCGAGAGCGGGACCGCCTGGCGCGGATCGCGTGCCACGGCGACGCGGATCAGGTCGCGGCTGCCGATGATGCCGTTGGTCGGATCGAACTCGACCCAGCCCGCGCCGGGCAGGTAGACTTGGCACCAGGCATGGGTGGAGCCGCCGCCGAGATGGCGCGAGCCGTCCCGGTCCGGCACGTAGATGTAGCCCGTCACGAAACGCGCGGCGAACCCGAGCGAGCGCACGGCCTCCATCATCAGAAGCGCGAAGTCGCGGCACGTGCCTTTGCCGATCGTCAGCGTCAGGATCGGGTCCTGCGTGCCCGGCGCCGTCCGGCGGGAATAGGCGAAGCCCTCCTTGATCGCGTAGGCCATGGTCATCAGGAGGTGCGACGTCTCCGTCCGGCCGCCGGGCTTGAGGAAGCGCCTCGCCCAGCGGCCGACCACGTCGTCGGGATCCGGGCAGTGCCGCTCGACGCTGCGTTCGAGATCCATTGCCTCGTCGTCGTCATAGGCGAAAGGGTAGACCTTGGCGCCCTCGTCGATCTGGAAGTCGGGCACGCTTTGCGGCGTGTGGTCGAGACGGATGGTCGTCTCGAAGCGCAGGACGTCGGCGGCGACGTCGAACCGCACCAAAGCGACGCAATTGCCGAACACGTCGTGGATCCAGCGCACGGCCGACGGCTTCGGCGTGACGTCGAGGCTGGAGGCGAGGAGACGCTGGTCGTAGCTGTCGCGCGGGCGGAACATCAGCCGATGCTCGCCGAAGCGCACGGGCTCGCTGTAGCGGTAGGTCGTTGTGTGTCGGACTTCGAGAACCGTCATCGGCGGCCCGGGCTGGATGGGACGTGGGACCAGCGCGGGAGTTTAGCCGCGCCTGGGCGCTCGCGATAGAAGCAGCCTTGCACCCGTGTCGTCTCCGCCGGGCCGCGTCACGTCCCAATCCGCCGGTGTCGCCGTGCGGACGATCAGAACGGCCGGACCTCGGCCTCGGGATCGTAGTGCTTGAGATACTGGCCCACGAAGTCGCATTCGACCGAGGCGGCGTAGGCGTCGGCCAGGCGCTTCGTGACCGGGCCCCATACCTGCCCCTCGGGACCGAACCGGTTGCCGTTGATCGAGACGGCCGGACACAGCCCGAGCGAGGTCGAGGTCACGAACATCTCGTCGGCATTGTAGGCGTCGTAGAGGTCGATGTCGGTCTGATGCACGGGAATGCCGGCCTCGGCCGCGAGGTCGATCGCCATCTGGCGCGAGATGCCGGGCAGGACGTAGCGCTCCTGGGGGGTGAAGATCGCGCCGTCCTTGACGACGAAGACGTTCGAGCCGTTGCCCTCGCAGAGATTGCCGTTGACGTCGAGCAGGATCGCCCAGGCCTCGGGATCGACCGCGCTCACCTCCTGCGAGGCGACGATCAGGTTGAGGTAGTTGTGCGTCTTGGCGCGCGGCGTCAGCGACGAGGGCGGCGTCCGGCGCGTCGAGGGCACCATCAGCTTCATGCCCTCCTTGAACATCTTCGCCCGCTTGCGATACGGGATCGGCTTGCACTCGACGACAACGTTGGGGCCCCGGTGCTCGATCGGGTCGCCGGGCGCCGCATCGACCCCGCGGCTGATCCGCTGGCCGACCCAGAAATCCTCGTCCGGGCCGAGCAGGTGCCGGTTGCGCTCGAACGCCTCTTCGCTGACGCGCGCCATCTCCCGCGGCGAGATGCCGGGATCGATGCGCAGATATCTCAGCGAGCGGTACAGGCGCTCGAGATGCGCCTCCAGACGGAACAGCCGGCCGTTGAAGGTCCGGGTCATGTCGAAGCAGCCGTCGCCGTGCGTCCAGCTCGTGTCCCGGAACGGGATCCTGACGTCGCTCTCGGGCATGAAGCTGCCGTTGAACCAGGCAACGCGCTCGTTCGCTCTCATCCCCGCTGCTCCCCTTCGTGGCCGGACGGCCCATCATGCACGTAAGGGCGCGCCCGTCCACGGGCGGCAGGGCCCGTCATGGACGAACGGGTCAGGGCGCCGACTCGGCTTCGACCGCCTCCGTCACGCGCGCGGCGAGATAGGGGAAGAACGGGTTGGAGGTGATGCGCATCAGGGCGTCGAGGGCGATGATCAACGTGCCCTGCTCGCCGCGCGTCGCCGTGGCGCCCAGGCGGACCCCGAAATCCTCGGCCGGATCCGGAGCGGGCTCCAGGCCGTAGAGGCCGTCGTCGACCGGAAACGGCAGGGCGACGTGGGACATGGAGAACACGTCGCTGGGATAGGTGAGGTCGAGCGGCGTGACCTCTTCCCGGCTCGCTCCCGCCTCCGTCGTCCGCGCGACGACGGCAACGCTGCCCCGGCCGGCATTGCCGATGATCGTCGCGCGATAGGCGCGCGGCGCGCGCGGCAGCAAGGTGTCGGCGAGATCCTCGTCGACCGTCCGGAACAGGGGGCCGAAGGTCGCCGACCGGTTCAGGTCGAACAGGACGAGTTCGCTGCCGTTGGCCGGGAGGCGGTCGAAGAAGGCCTCGACCACGGCCCGCGTGCTGACCGTGGAGTCGACGACGGACTGGAACGCGAGCACCGGCGGCAGGTCGCGCAAGCGCCCGTCCTCGGCCGCCTCGCGGATGCGCCGCTGCAGGACCTGGGTGACCTCGTAGGACTGCCGCGCCGCCTGGACCGGGAAGGAATTGTACTTGAACGGGTTGAATTCGGGCAGGATGCTGAGCCACGCGGCCTTGGCGAAAGCCGGCAGGATCGCGGGCAGCCCCGCCAGCCCGGCGAAGCGCGCGAACGCGGTGATGCCGATCATGGGCGAGATCAGGACGAGCCGGTCCGGCCGGGCGAGGCTCGCGTCGTCGAGCGTATCCAGCGCGTAGGTCAGGGCCAGCGCGCCGCCGTTGGAATAGCCGACGAGGTGGAGCGGCACGTCCGGCCCGGCCTGGCGACGCGCCTCGCGCACCGCGAGCGCGGTCGCGGCCTGCCAGTCGTCCGAGGTCGCATCGGTCAGCGCGGCCGGGACGGTGCCGTGGCCGGGCAGGCGGATCGCGACCACGACGAAGCCGGCACGCCGATAGAGGTCGCCGACATGGCGCAGGCTGTAGGGCGAGTCGGTGAGCCCGTGCAGCAGCACGACGGCGCCCCGGATCGCGCCGTCCGGCATGTCGACATACGAGCGGTTCCAATCCCGCGCGAAGCCGGCGGGATGGACCGGGCTGCCGCTGAAATAGCGGTTGTCGGCCACGCGGTCCTCGGGATCGAGCGCCTGCGTGACCGCCGTCTCCACCTCGGCGAACACGCGCGCCTCGGCGTCTTGCCAGTCGGCCCAGTCGGCTGTGTCCAGATCGGCCGCGCTCAGCTCGGCCGGGACGTACTCATGCCACACGTCGAGCGGCGCGCCGCGCTGCGAATCCCACGCGCGCACGCCCAGCAGCACGACGGCGACCAGAAAGAGGCCGATCAGGCCGCGTCGCGCCATGCGCAGCAGCCAGGCCATCAACACCATCTCGCATCCCCCTCCAGGTGTTGCCCGGCCGCTTCATCGATCCGCTTGTGACGCCGGTCGGTCGCCACTAACGTTTTCCCGAGCCGCTTCACAGAAGGGCGGCCTTGAATGAACGGGGAGCTTTACGATGCGGAGCGTTGAAGGGCTCGGGCGCACGGGCTTGGCGATGGCCTGCGCCGCGATGATGATGACAGCCGGCGTGGCGCTGGCGCAGGACGAGGAAGCGGGCGAGGACCGGTCCTGGGCGGTCGGCCAGCCGAACACCGAGGCGGCCATGAAGATGGCGCCGATCGCGCAGTTCCCGGTGCCGACCGCGGAAGCGGACCTGCCGACCGCGCGGCTGAAGGCGCCGCCCGGCTTCAAGGTCGAGACCTATGTCAGCGACATCCTCGACGCCCGCATGATGCGCGAGGGCGCCAACGGCACCTTGTTCGTCTCGTCCCTGTTCGTGGCCGGCAAGGTCTACGCGGTGGTCGACAACGGCGGCACGCGCGAGGTCAAGACCATCGTCTCCGACATGCCGATGGCCAATGGTGTCGAGTTCCATGACGGCTCGCTGTACGTGGCGACCAACAAGATGCTCGTCCGCTATGACGATATCGAGAACAAGCTCGACGCGCCGCCGGAGCCGGTCACAGTCTACGACAAGTTCCCGGGCGACGTCCCGCACGGCTGGAAGTTCCTGAAGATCGGGCCCGACGGCAAGCTCTACGTGCCGGTCGGTGCTCCGTGCAACATCTGCATGCCGTCCGAGAATCATGCCCGCATCCTGCGCATGAACCTGGACGGGACCGGCGTCGAGACCGTGGCCGAGGGCGTGCGCAACACGGTGGGCTTCGACTTCAATCCCAGGAACGGCGAGCTCTGGTTCACCGACAACCAGCGCGACTGGCTGTCCGAGGACATGCCGATCGACGAGCTCAACCGGATCACCGAGCCGGGCCAGCAGCATTTCGGCTTCCCCTACTGCCATTCCGGCATCCTGACCGACCCGGAGCACGGCTGGGGGCATTCCTGCTCCGCCTACGCCCGTCCCGCCGCCCTGCTCGGGCCGCACTCCGCTCCGCTCGGCATGCGCTTCTACACGGGCAGCGCCTTCCCCGAGCAGTACCGGAACGCGATCTTCATCGCGCGGCACGGCCCCTGGAACCGGACCAACAAGTACGCCGATGTCTCGGTCGCCTATCTCGACGACAGCGGCGCGGTCACCAAGGTCGAGCCCTTCCTGACCGGCTTTGTCGAGAACAACGAGTATGTCGGTCGTCCGGTCGACATCCACGTCATGGACGACGGCTCGATCCTGGTGTCGGACGACTACAACGGCGCGATCTATCGTGTTTCCTACGAGGGATAGGCGCTTCTCCGGCCGCTTGATTTCGGCCGCGGCCGGCTTCACGCTCGCGGTCGGGACGTTCGTCCCGGCCGCCGGCCAAAGCGTCGAGGAGACCTATCGCGACGTCTGCGCCGGCTGCCACGGCGAGACCGGCACCTCGGAGATGGAGGGCATCCCCTCCCTGGGCGGGCAGCCCGCCATGGCGACGGCGATGCAACTCTTTCTGTTCCGCGAGGGCCGCCGGCCGGATTCGCCCATGACGCCGATCGCACAGGACCTCTCCAACAACGACCTGCGCTCGTTCAGCAGCCTGATCGAGAAGCTGCCGCCGCCCGAACCCTTGGCCGAGGGCCGGGACGACCCCGCCTACGCCCGGGGCAAGGCCTCCGCCGCGAAGCATGTCTGCCGCTCCTGCCACGAGGCCGACTATTCCGGCCGGCAGCAGATGCCGCGCCTGGCCGGCCAGCGCGAGGAGTACATCAAGATGGCGCTGGCGCAGTACAAGTCGGGCGAGCGCGTCGGCTCGAGCGCCGCGATGAACGAACTGATGGCGGACATATCCGAGGCCGAGATCGACGACCTCGCGTATTTTCTCGCCCGCTTCGGCGGCTGAGCCCGGCATGAGCCGTACGGGGCCCTGACCGGACGGCGACGGGCTAGCCCCGCCGCGCGCTCTGCCGCATCATGGCCTCCTCGGATCACGGTGGATGGAAGGCGGAGACGCCCGGGCAGGGCGTGCCGGTCGCACGATGGCAGACTTCTCGTACAGCACCCCCTACAGCGTGCGGCGCGTGCCGGTCATGGGGCGCGCCATGGTGGCGGCGTCGCAGCCGCTGGCGGCCCAGGCCGGCCTGCGCATGCTGCAGGACGGCGGCAACGCGGTCGACGCCGCGCTCGCGACCGCGATCACGCTGACCGTGGTCGAGCCGACCGGCAACGGCGTCGGCAGCGACGCGTTCGCCATCTTGTGGGATGGCAAGGAGTTGCACGGGCTGAACGCGTCCGGACGCTCGCCCGCCGCCTGGACGCCGGAACGGTTTCGCGGCCTGACCGCCATGCCGCCGCTCGGGTGGGAGAGCGTGACCGTGCCGGGCGCGGTCTCCGCCTGGGTGATGCTGTCCGAGCGCTTCGGCAAGCTGCCCTTCGAATCCCTGTTCGCGCCCGCGATCGGCTATGCCCGGCATGGTTTCGCGGTGTCGCCGACTATCGCGCGACTGTGGGCGATCGGCGCCGGCAAGCTCGGCGACCAGCCGGGCTTTCGCGAGCACTTCACCCGCGATGGGCAGGCGCCCACGGCCGGGGAGGCCTTCGTCAACGAGGCTCTGGCGCGGACGCTGGAGACGATCGCGCGCACGCGCGGCGAGGCTTTCTATCGCGGCGAGCTGGCCGAGGCGATCGCCGGCTTTGCGCGCAAGCACGGCGCCGCGATCACCCCGGACGACATGGCGGCGCACGAATCCGACTGGTGCGGCACGATCAGCACGCGCTTTCGCGGCGTCGAGCTGCACGAGATCCCGCCGAACGGCCAGG
Above is a genomic segment from Geminicoccaceae bacterium SCSIO 64248 containing:
- a CDS encoding ABC transporter substrate-binding protein, which gives rise to MDRRHSLALLGGSCLTAWAGVPALVPLARAQSADLPPLAERLPEDAEVVTPIQGVGAYGGELRFGLRGSSDHNHILRMVGPQGLVRWDPTYTEVIPNVAKSFEVSPDGREFVFHLRRGMKWSDGHPFTAEDILFNVDDLVLNGEFAPTPPRYMTGGAPMKVEAIDDLTVRFTFTEPYGDFLAELASPLGQHPVLYAKHYCSQFHPKYAEDIDAVVRANNASDWQNLFAQKCGDIEIPSRWGNPDKPTLDPWVVKEPYTGGATRVVMVRNPYFWQVDTEGNQLPYIDQLHAPIAQDVESLVLAVIGGRIDFGLRHLDAPANRPVLAQNREAGDYRFFEAAAVGGTNMVINLNLTHKNPEMRELFNTKDFRIALSVGMNRQEIIDTALLGEGEPWQNGPFEDHPNYHERIAHQYLEYDPEQANARLDGIGLDKRGPDNMRLMASGRPLRFQIDVIPTSQPEHIDMLQIIARQWADIGVRMDVNALERTFFYERTSNSNDHDAAVWGGQASWVPGEIPQQIVPIHHDSRWGIPWSIWYKTGGKEGEEPPPSVKERMRLYDLARGTPDPEQRREYIRQIADIAADEFEVFSVTKALPSYGIVKTGIVNVPDSMPSSWYYPTPAPVLPQVWSWTS
- a CDS encoding enolase C-terminal domain-like protein, giving the protein MTIQAVTSTVFTYETDKVKDSDGHTHPGPLRTTKGALLTIACEDGTAGHVIASPADVGEDLLAAFVRPVLEGADPLRHEKLWYELYKWQRGSGGRLTDRVLCAVELALWDLIGKRLGQPVWKLVGGYHDKILAYGSTMCGDDIENGLKTPEDYGRFAEWLVSERGYKAVKLHTWMPPIPGAPDVRMDYKACAAVREAVGPDIPLMLDPNHWYSRQDTLWLGKRLEELGFLWMEEPMEEASISSYQWLSSNLALNILGPESMAGKHWTRAEWAAKGACDMIRTGVWDVGGIGPSLKCARVAESFGMSCEVHGTGAGNLAVCAAIQNTTYYERGLLHPFVDYDRPPAYLRRIDDEMDRDGYVHMRDEAGLGQDIDHDYIEANRVA
- a CDS encoding FadR/GntR family transcriptional regulator, coding for MSEAPLLIGRLTPSANLTEELARLLANEIESGKLVPGTKLPSEQKLVASSGVSRTVVREAIAALRARGLVVTRQGAGAFVAPDAGFRPFHIEPNELDSLAEVLRVMELRLGIEVEAAGLAAERRDKAQLATIRDALANIDKAVARGEPAIDSDFAFHQAIFAATGNPYFGRILAFLGRFIIPRQRVRIAFSSPAEQQAFLQRLQDEHGAIYEAIRARAPEDAREAVRRHLLNSIKRYRRLVATLEAGETR
- a CDS encoding M81 family metallopeptidase; its protein translation is MRILVAGFQHETNTFAPSKATYQNFVQGEGFPAMAHGAEVLALRSVNVPMGGFLLEAEAAGHVVLPVVWAGASPSAHVTDDAFERIAGAITSAARDETFDAVYLDLHGAMVTERHDDGEGELLGRVRAIVGSDRPLVASLDLHANVTERMLAEADALVAYRTYPHVDMAETGRAAFALLETIREGGRLHRSTRRLPFLIPINAMCTTLEPAAGAYRRLAELEGPGVQSLSFAPGFPAADFPECGPVLWGYGRDERAVEAAVAELYDELSGIEDRWAVPFLEPDEAVAEASRLAGTARRPVVIADTQDNPGAGGDSNTTGMLRALVRGGARRAAIGLIWDPDAAAAAHEAGLGATVIIALGGRSGVPGDAPFEGAFTVEHLSDGECVFAGPMLTGMRSELGPCACLRIDDVRVIVSSRKAQMLDRNLFRMGGVEPESMAILVNKSSVHFRADFEPIAEAVLVAKAPGPMAADPADLPWKRLTPGLRIRPGGPRFAG
- a CDS encoding transglutaminase family protein, whose translation is MTVLEVRHTTTYRYSEPVRFGEHRLMFRPRDSYDQRLLASSLDVTPKPSAVRWIHDVFGNCVALVRFDVAADVLRFETTIRLDHTPQSVPDFQIDEGAKVYPFAYDDDEAMDLERSVERHCPDPDDVVGRWARRFLKPGGRTETSHLLMTMAYAIKEGFAYSRRTAPGTQDPILTLTIGKGTCRDFALLMMEAVRSLGFAARFVTGYIYVPDRDGSRHLGGGSTHAWCQVYLPGAGWVEFDPTNGIIGSRDLIRVAVARDPRQAVPLSGTFFGVPAASARMTVQVNVTTLRDSAPGPGASVRETLVAPE
- a CDS encoding aminotransferase class IV yields the protein MRANERVAWFNGSFMPESDVRIPFRDTSWTHGDGCFDMTRTFNGRLFRLEAHLERLYRSLRYLRIDPGISPREMARVSEEAFERNRHLLGPDEDFWVGQRISRGVDAAPGDPIEHRGPNVVVECKPIPYRKRAKMFKEGMKLMVPSTRRTPPSSLTPRAKTHNYLNLIVASQEVSAVDPEAWAILLDVNGNLCEGNGSNVFVVKDGAIFTPQERYVLPGISRQMAIDLAAEAGIPVHQTDIDLYDAYNADEMFVTSTSLGLCPAVSINGNRFGPEGQVWGPVTKRLADAYAASVECDFVGQYLKHYDPEAEVRPF
- a CDS encoding alpha/beta hydrolase, whose translation is MVLMAWLLRMARRGLIGLFLVAVVLLGVRAWDSQRGAPLDVWHEYVPAELSAADLDTADWADWQDAEARVFAEVETAVTQALDPEDRVADNRYFSGSPVHPAGFARDWNRSYVDMPDGAIRGAVVLLHGLTDSPYSLRHVGDLYRRAGFVVVAIRLPGHGTVPAALTDATSDDWQAATALAVREARRQAGPDVPLHLVGYSNGGALALTYALDTLDDASLARPDRLVLISPMIGITAFARFAGLAGLPAILPAFAKAAWLSILPEFNPFKYNSFPVQAARQSYEVTQVLQRRIREAAEDGRLRDLPPVLAFQSVVDSTVSTRAVVEAFFDRLPANGSELVLFDLNRSATFGPLFRTVDEDLADTLLPRAPRAYRATIIGNAGRGSVAVVARTTEAGASREEVTPLDLTYPSDVFSMSHVALPFPVDDGLYGLEPAPDPAEDFGVRLGATATRGEQGTLIIALDALMRITSNPFFPYLAARVTEAVEAESAP
- a CDS encoding PQQ-dependent sugar dehydrogenase translates to MRSVEGLGRTGLAMACAAMMMTAGVALAQDEEAGEDRSWAVGQPNTEAAMKMAPIAQFPVPTAEADLPTARLKAPPGFKVETYVSDILDARMMREGANGTLFVSSLFVAGKVYAVVDNGGTREVKTIVSDMPMANGVEFHDGSLYVATNKMLVRYDDIENKLDAPPEPVTVYDKFPGDVPHGWKFLKIGPDGKLYVPVGAPCNICMPSENHARILRMNLDGTGVETVAEGVRNTVGFDFNPRNGELWFTDNQRDWLSEDMPIDELNRITEPGQQHFGFPYCHSGILTDPEHGWGHSCSAYARPAALLGPHSAPLGMRFYTGSAFPEQYRNAIFIARHGPWNRTNKYADVSVAYLDDSGAVTKVEPFLTGFVENNEYVGRPVDIHVMDDGSILVSDDYNGAIYRVSYEG
- a CDS encoding c-type cytochrome, whose product is MISAAAGFTLAVGTFVPAAGQSVEETYRDVCAGCHGETGTSEMEGIPSLGGQPAMATAMQLFLFREGRRPDSPMTPIAQDLSNNDLRSFSSLIEKLPPPEPLAEGRDDPAYARGKASAAKHVCRSCHEADYSGRQQMPRLAGQREEYIKMALAQYKSGERVGSSAAMNELMADISEAEIDDLAYFLARFGG